The genomic window GGTATTGAAGATGAACGTTTTGCCAAAGTTATTGTTTCTGTTCCAGACGATGCCAATTATGAGTAAAACCAGCAATATTGATAAGTGGCAAAAAGAGATATCTAAATTTGTGTGGGGAGGCAAAAGGCCTAGAATCAAACATAAGATATTAATAAAACCAATTGATGAAGGTGGTTTTGGCTTACCGGACTTCAAGTTATATTATGAAGCCGCTTGTTGTCTTTGGTTAAGAGATTGGTGCTTGCTACATAATTGGGAAATCTTAGACTTGGAAGGATACGATCTGCGCTTCGGCTGGCACGCATACTTATACTATGGCAAAACTAAAGTACACAGAGGATTTACCAACCATATTATAAGGAATGCAATTTATAatgtttggaacaaatataaaagacattttgaaatgaaaactcCAAGGTGGATTTCTCCCCTGGAGGCCAtagcatttaaaaggaaaaataatgaaatgagagAATGGATTACATATAACATACTactaaaggagagagaaggaaacctggaGTTGAAAAGTTACGAGGAAATTAGAACTTACCTTACGAGTTGGTTGGACTACTTCCAGATCAATGAAAGGTTCAAACAAGACAGTATTACGGGGTTCGGTAAGGAAAATTctagatttgaaaaagaagttttACATAACAAGAACAAGCTGATCTCACGTATTTATAAGATCCTGTTGAATTGGGAAGTGATGGACGAGATGATAACAGATTCCATGACTAAATGGGCACAGGATCTGGGGTACCCAATTAATATAGAAGAATGGGAAAAGCTATGGCAGGTCACCTTAAAATTTACGGTAAATAATAACATTAGAGAGAATATGTTAAAGATGGcgcataggtggtacctcacacccgctaaactctccaaaatgtataaaagcctCGCAAATGTTTGCTGGAGATGTGGTGCAGAAAATGGAGATctgatgcatatgtggtggaggtgccCAAAAATTAAAACGTTTTGGGGACAGGtgtatgaagaaatgaaaaagatgatggcagttTCTTTTGTCAAAAAACCGGGAATTTTCTTACTTAGTATGGTTGGCAAGGAGATACCAAGTAAACAAAAAGAAGTTTTTCTGTATGCGACCGCAGCGGCCAGAATGGTAGTCGCAAGGTGCTGGAAAGATCGAGAAGCACCCAGAGTCACTGATTGGCAGGTCAAACTGCAAGAATTTGCGGAGATGGCCTTATTAACAAACAATTTAAGAGATAATACCAAACAGGATTTTGTAGGCAAATGGGAAGTCTATAAAAGATACATGctgaaatataataagagttttcttaccatgccagcattcgagggatgaatGGTACAGAAAGAGATTGTAGAAAAaatgaggagcaaggatataTTTAAGAATGTATCTAAAAGGTGGCATAAGAGATAGCAAGGGATTGAAAGCATTCATATAAATTTTTGTTCAAGCGaaggggtttgtcaggaagtcgtaAACTATGTGGGGAgatatttggtttttatttatttaatttcttttttttctttttttttttttcttttttctttttttttctttttttcttttttttattattattatttttttattattattttttaaatttttttttttaactatttttctttttatcttttttatattattattatctattgatTCACTATTTTGGCAGTGTTCAATAGGTGATACAGTAAGAAGCTACAGTGTAAAGCATGACACGGATTAATATATCggtattgtaaataactttattattaatGTAAGGCACTTtcgttgttttctcttttttctttctctcttcttctctttctttgtccacgattgttgcttgttgtatttgagatgctggaactttgtatgtggaaactttaaaatatgcaaataatcaataaataaatatggggggaAAAAATGCCTGTGAGTCCTTTAGGACCTCATGGAGAGTAAATATATTCAAACACAGTCACTGGAACAGAAGTGCTTATTGTGAAGAGAGTTTGTCAAACTACCATGATGCTAAATGAACAAATGACAGAAGAGCAACACAGTCTTTTCATCTTTCCAGTCAAGAAGAACTGTTTTAAATATAAGGAAGCATGAGGTCACTTTTCCTGGCAGACGAGCACAAGCAGCTTCCGTTGACTTCAGTAGCAACATCATGTCCTAGGAGAAAAGCTGGGCATCGACTTCACTGGTGTCACACAGGGGACAAACCAACCCCAACTGAGCAAATTTGGTTCTTATCTACTCTATTGTGTATGTGCCAGAAAAGTACATTTGCATGATGTAATTGTGCATATCCAAACAGCTGCATGCTGGTGTTTAGCATCCAAATCAGTTATGCAGATTTCTGTTTACATATATGCagtattttcacacacacaaagttcTCAAGCGGTACAAATAACATCCATGAACATCTGTCTCCATTGGCAAGCAAATCTATATTGGGCTCTCTTCAAAGCCAGTCAAGGTTTAACAGAGCCTGGTTTAAACTTGGTCTTCCTGGGAATGCCTCAGAAGTGGAAGTGATCCACAAAACACTTAAGCCAGCTACTTTTAAACCCTGTGGAAATTGCAATGTAAATCTGAGCCATAAAGCAatacccccctgcaaaaaaaaattgcatgcacACCTATTAATTATATGTGGGGAGTGATGCTCTGGGGTAGTTATTATTTCTAAGAAACCCCATCAGGAAAATGAAGGATTctagaaagaaaaacaacctTCAGTTATGCCATGACAGCTACTTTTAGCCACCCACTCCTTATTAGAGTCTGCTGTGCTGTTCTATGAATTTATGTAATAGGCTAAAGAACTGGGCCTTTGTATTATTCCATGgtctatatttgtgcagctgcagAGCTTCATGGGAGTCAGTAGTAGCAATAGTTAGCAATTTTATTGCCATAGGGATTAGACACTTTATCCAGGGTCCCACCGTACTGGCGCAAAAATGCTTGGCACTCTGAGTCTTGAAAAGGTTCCTAATCTAAACTGAATGCAAGACACAACAGGTGGCTATGACAGATGGGGAGCACAGAGAAACATTGAGACACTGCTGTATAAACTGCAGTCTTAGCATGCCAGCTACTTAGCTGTTCTTTTCCTAAGTGCACGCTCCTCTGCTATTGCTCTGTTATTCGAAGAAGTGCCCTAGCAGTTCCCAAACATGTTCAAATCACAGCACACGTTGAGCTTGCAGTCACTCTGGTAGTGCTGAATGCAATCACTTCAGTGGTGTTGGGTGATGTCTCAACAGCCAGACATCTCCACACCATGCAGCTATTAACGGAACAGGACTCTGCATCACATCTTCCAAAGGAACCTCACAGCGTGCCTGTTATCAGAAACAGAATTAGGATTTGCTCCACATGCTTTCAAGAGAACAGAGCTATGTCTTGCTTTGTCCAAGTTCAGTTTAAAAGGCGACACAAAAACTAGCTGGCTTTGGTAGGCAATGCATAGTTAACAATTCAATTATAATTCTTTGGGGACGGTCATTGATATctcttcatgtgtgtgtgtgtgtgtgtgtgtgtgcttgagagagagagagagagagagagagagagagagagagagagagagagagagagagagagagagagagtctggcaATTAAGTCTCCAGTCACCTAACCCATGAGTTTGTTCTTGATGTCACATAACATCCATTTGATAGACACGTAAATGCTTCCACTGTTTACCTATCATCACAAATCCAGTTTCCTCCTATTGATGTATTGCCAGTTTTCCTTGCCCTGGTAGAAGATATGCAGTTTCCTGTAACCCATTTTCACAGTGAGTTTCCTGTGTCAGCAGGATGTTGGGCTGAACTATCTTTGAGGTTACTTAAGACTCAATAATTCTATGAGTAACTCCTATATGGTTTTGTCTGCTCCTTTGTCGCTGACATTTGTCCTTAATTGAGTTTCCCTACATTCGATATTCTAACCAGTCTTGGAAAGTCCAAGCAAAGAGTGAGAAATCAGTTAGAAATGGATAGGTTATGGAGGTTGCACAACTTATGATTCATCAACCTTAGATGTACTTAGCAAACCTTCTTTTCACAATCCCAGgcaaacaacaaaaatattattgAACTTTTAGAGACCAATATACATGGCTGGTGGTCTGCATTTGACTGTGGATTCCACAACCCAGGAACCACCAATTCAAGGGCCTTGTCACATGTCAGCACCAACTGGGCAGCAATTGTAGTGCCACTCTGGACCCTGTAAACTGGCAAAGCACTATTAATGCCCCTTGAGAACTGGGTCATGGAGAAGTTGATATGTAACTATCTGCAATGTGTGCCTTGTATTTCTTGGTTGTAGCATCACCTTCCACTAAAGTCTTTTAAAAACCATCCTACTTTGGTTTTGTGCTAAAGAATAAGTTCATACATTAAATAATTGGGTGGCATTCTTTTAGGTCATACTCAaaagcagatccactgaaatacATGGACATATTAATGGGTGTATGATttagcagtggtgtccaaacttttttcaaagtggGCCAGATTtcatgaagtgaagggccgtgagggctgactaaagttgttggcctttttttaggattgaagttgttgaggtttttttaagaattttaccacaggaaataaactgccacagggactggattaaaccgaccggtgAGCTGGATTAGGctcccaaaacggactttggacatgcctgatttagggTTATTCTAGAGCCAATGGGGTTAAGCTTAAACCCTAAAACCCATTTGGTTGCATATAGATGGCAGCTTCCCAACCCTGCAACACAAGCTTTTTGGATTGAGCAACTTGTGCCAAACTTTCTCATGACAGTCCACCTACAAATTAAGGTATTTTGAGCTATGTATAGTTACTGccttattttacttatttcatgTATAGCATTGTGTGCTTTCTTGCATATAGGGCAAATAAATTTTCTATTTATGTATTCTCTAAAACATATACCTCACTTTTCTTCCATTATGGAGTGCAAAGCAGCACACTATATAGAAAATAGAGACACAGTCCTTATTGTGGAAAAAGTGGATTGATAGTGGGATATATTCATGAGGACCAGATGGAGAATTTTTGTCATTTCTCATTTTGTGGTCCAGATACCACTTACCGGCTAGTGCTGAGTGCCAGTACTGTATCTTCTTCAACTTCAGTACCTTTTAGCATCTATTTATAGATCGTCAGCTTTGTGTGCCTCAACGTCACCTACATTGCTTGAGGAAACAAATCTTTGCAGAAAGCTGAAGTCATGTAGTTGTTTATAAATGTTTATTGAAATGTTGTAAATTGGATGCTCAGGAACTTAATGAATGTTTCATTCAGCTCAGTCCATGGGAAGTTGCTTTACCATCTTTAGATTTAAAATCAAGATTGAGTCAACAAAAAATGAAGCACTGGGTATTTTGGACTCCACGGTGCCTTTATAGGAGGGAATTGGCTATCTAGATGCTGGCAGTGTAACGCTAAAAACACCTCTTTGAGGCACATGATGTGGACATGTCCTGTGGTGTCGGCTTTCTGGTCAGAAATTATTGTTCATGTAAGCTATGTTTTGGAGAAATCATTTATATTTTTGCAGTTGTTCGCACACTCTTAAATTATCTTCCTGTGATATGGGGACTAACAAATGGACAATAAATGCAGATCCTGCAAGGAAGGGCAAGAACTCACTGTCTACTACTCAGTAGTCTGAAGATCTCACACTGCTATTTCCTAAGTGTTAATCTTTGTTGAAATACCTATTGGGACATACCTACTGCACATATTGTTCTATATGCTGATGTTAGGATTGATGGAGTACGGTTATTGTTAATGTCAGTTAGTGATGTTTTTACATCTTTCTTGCAGctatatttgcaaaataaaaagaccTGTGtgtgcttagcttcagcaaggtggcggCCATGTGTGCCAGGGTTAATTTTCAATTAAAAACTTGAAAAAGCAGGGCTCAAGTGAGACCTAGTCACACAAGCAGCTGTCAAGTTGATCTGAAACCATGTGGCAATTGCTTCATTCAATTTCATGACATCacaaaccccccctcccctcaaaggGGTTGCAGtagtggtgtggtgtgtgtgcatggtgcAAGACATTACAAAGTGCTCAGTACCCAACCCTAGTGCAAGCATCCCAAAACACTGACATTTCTGCAGATGTCTGTCTTCAAAATAAGTTGAcggggcttgcttgcttgcttgcttgggatTTCTGCTGGGAATCTTGCTGGCTTTCTCCCAGACTTCAGCTGTGCCTGGGCATGCATTTCGCCTTCGTCAAGAATAACGAAATGGGGATCTCCCCTCACCCCTTTATTTCTCCcgctgctccccccctccccaagtccaGATTTCCGCAAGGGATGACACTGTGGCTTTAATAATGGCACCGACGTCTAAAGGCTTCCTTCCAAACTTGGCGTTTGGACTTTTGCAGAAGTGACGGGACCGGTGGTTGTAatttgagagggaggggagagagagaaagaaagagagagatcctACGGCCAAAAGCCAAGATCCCGCGTTACCACCACCAATCCAGATGTAGCAGCAAAAGGGTAGCAAACCAAGCGGCTTCAGGCAGGTCTAGctacaaaatctctctctctctctctctccttttgctcGCACGTTTCTTTACTTGGAAGGCAgagtggagggaggaggaaaaacgtGCTGGAGGTGCATGGGGAACTTggagggaaagaaataaaaaaacaactcctCCCTAgggctcgctcgctcgctctctccccGCGCACACAACTTCCCACCTCCAGGACTAGAGACGATCTCGTGGGTGACTCGAGAGATCTTTTTCAGGAGAAGCCAAACTGCGAGCCCCAATGAAACCCCGCGCGGAGGGCGAGAGGACTTGATCTTCCGCGCTCCGCCGCCGCCGTCTGCCTTCGCCCGCCGTCGGGGAGccgcttctctttctttccccttggCCGGGATGGGGCTGTCCCTGGGGCTTCGCCTGGTGGGGCTGCTGGGCTGCTTGGGCAGCGTGTGCCGCGGCTACTTCGACGGGCCGCTGTACCCGGAGATGTCCAACGGGACGCTGCACCACTACTTCGTGCCCGACGGCGACTACGAGGAGAACGACGACCCGGAGAAGTGCCAGCTGCTCTTCAGggtgagcgagcggcggcgctgctgggcgACCGAGGAGGAgcagcgggcggcggcggcggcggcggcccccgGCCTGACCCTGCGCGAGGAGTTCACCGTCCTGGGCCGGCAGGTGGAGGACGCGGCGCGGGTGCTCGAGGGCATCCGCAAGAGCATCTCGTACGACCTGGACGGCGAGGAGAGCTACGGCAAGTACCTGCGCCGCGAGGCCACGCAGATCGGCGACGCCTACGCCAACTCGGACAAGTCCCTGGGCGAGCTGGAAAACAAGTTCCGGCAGGGCCAGGAGCACGAGAGCCGCGAGGGGAGCCGCCTCAGCGAGGACTTCGCCGGCATGCTCGTGCACGCGCGCGCCCTCCTCAAGGACACGCTGGCCGTCTCGGCGGGCCTCCGGGACAAGTACGAGCTGCTCGCGCTCACCGTGCGCAGCCACGGCACGCGCCTCAGCCGCCTCAAGACCGAGTACCTCAAAGGCTGAGGAGGACGAGGTCGCCGGCGACGCCTCCACTCGGGACCTTTCGCCGCCCCACAACAAACAGCTCGCCAAGGCGCGGAAACCCTCCGCGCGCGTAATTTGCGCGCCTTCCCTTCTGCTATTCGAAACAGCGGCTGTGATTTGTCAGTCATATAATCCTTCCCGCGTAGCACTTTGAAAGTGCAAAGGAACCCGGGAGGCTGTGGTTCTCCTCAGGGGACAGGTTGTTGTGGGGCTATATTAAAGGACAGCAAGCTGGCAATTAATTGGGctgtcttattttatttgccaCCACGGAGGGTGCCATTTCCGCCTTAGGCACCCAAATGGCCTGGgacacttgttttgttttgcttttgttatgatgatgatgatgatgatgatgatgcttacAGGCTCCTTTCCCAACTTTCTGACTTGCAGAAACTCAACAGGTGACTGTTACATCTCTGTGTTAAAAGAACTACACCTGTTGGGTTTCTGCCTGTCACGTAGCTGTTGAATGCACATAGATCCTGCGGGTGGGGGAGATGTGGCTTACAAGCTGGTTGTGTTGTGTTCATCCCCTGCTTTGAGGGttatgtggctggggaaatccagccagatgggcggggtacaaataataaatattattattattattattattattattattattattattattattaaaagggagGTGCAAGTAATTAACAGGGCAGTTTTTCCTGCCTGCTTCAAAATAAGATCTGTTGAGTTCAGCCAGCCATGCTCCCGTGAAGGCTTTTATCGGACTGCAGCCTTGCTGACTAAAAAAAACCTATTGGTGGATTACTTATGCATGCATTTTCCAGATGTGGATATGGAGGCTGGAGTGTGACTTGTCAGCAGCTTTTGAAACCTGCACTACTGCACAACCAAGAGTAGCTCAGTTGTGGATAACTGGGCAGTACAGCTGTCCCAAGCGTCTTACTAATATTTATATTATTAGATAGTCCTAGTCATATGGAAAAACTTTGCAATCAGTCCCAATTCAGCAGAGTTAGGCACTCTGGAAATTGTGGTCAGTAACCCAGGAAATAAGTCGCTGAGGCCAAAAGATAATGCTAACAGCTTTTGGACCTTGCTCCCAGCTTCCTCCTAACTGCAGCCAGTTGTTCATGGGTTGTGttttcacaacaaacctgtgaggtagaccACTGTTTGCCCCTTTTATATTGGAAGAGATGAAGCTGAGTGACTTGTCCAAGACTATTGCAGGGGTCACCCCAGGTCATAAGTCTTAATTGGTTGTTAAATAATGTTGCAACCCTCATATTCTCTGGCAGACTGGGGATTTTGTTGCTCCTTATCCCCTTTTGTAAGCCTGTCAGACTTAATTAAGGATAGCTAAAGAGAAGTTTCATTTCAATCTTTCACAGCTGATAGCTGACATGGagtttttttaaatcttgattGGTGATTCTGAGAATAAAATCAAGTTGTTGTTTTAGGTTACATAATCAGGAGCCGAAGGGTGTGATCTTTTGTAAACATTTCCAGAGAGGTAGCTGCAAACTTTTGTATGAAGcctcaagagaagagaataaGTTTCCCATCCTTTCAATGTGTGTTGGGGGAAACAGGAATTCAAATACTCATTAGAGGTTGTATAGAGCCAGAATGTGGAAACTATTTATTTGGCAAAGTACAAGGGTGTGGTGTTCATCCATATCACACAAGACTTCAATAAtaaagccttctctctctcttttaaaaaaaaaattatgaggtTATCTTCACCAGATGAGGGGAAAATTCCCACCTCTTTATCATATTTAACACTTATCCCAGTTATAGAGTATGGGGAATACCTACAGTAACAGCTTCACCATCTCATCTCTCCCATGGCATCATCATTTCTCCTATTCTACCTTTACTCAGTGCAGAATACACAACTGTTTGCTTAGTGTACTTCTGATTACATACCTCTAAACTTGCAAAATAAGGTGAGCTGGAGCTGTGAACATTCTGATATCAAGGGTTTCGTTCTATCAAATGTGGATTTGATTCTTaggcacttttaaaaacaagtgaCAGTCTTTAAGATGCGAAACCCTAGGGCCTGCCTGAAAAACACTGCCAAACTCGAAGCAGTGGCTCCcatccttttcctcctctttccttttgtgcAAGAATTGTTTTAAATTCTGTAAAAGGATTTAGCGTAGTTGGAAGCTACTGTTGAGTCTAGCTTGGCTCCCTCCAGGATGTAAATTTCCTGCCCACTGGGAGACAGCCCAGCTGGAATGCCAGCAACAGTGAGAGATTGGAATCTGAGCCATCCTTCACTCTAGAGTTCGAACTTGCCAGATCTAAATATAAAAAGTAATTGCTATGGTCTCTGCAGAGCGGTGTTCTAGTGGAGCTgtaaaatttcaaaaataaaataaaattgttctcTTATGTGGAATGGCAGTGCTCCATACTAGGGGGCGGTCCTTAAAACCAAAATAGGGTTTTTTGGCAATATTACTCCAAGCTCAGAACAGGTAATTTTGTACCCTTTGGAAAAAGACAGAAGAATGCTTCCAAGTAACCTTTAAGAATAAAACGGAGCGGAGGTAGTCAGATTTCCACTCTAAAAGAGGGTGACAAATCCTGTTGACTCTTCTTTTGCAGTAGGAATTTCAGGTACTGTGCAGGTAAACAATAAGAATCTAATTCCTCAGGCTGTCAGTGGATCAGAGTAAGGCTCCTGGAGCCCGCAGGGCAGAAGAAAACTTTCTTTCTATTTCAGTGTGTATTCACCTGGGATATATGAATTCCAAGCAGTAATTTGACTCCAAGTAGCAATAGTCTTTTCCATTGCTGCAAATCCTTTCCCCTTACTGCTACATCATCACTATCACCACACTTCTTTCCTCTAGCTGTTCTGTTTCCTAATTGCTTGCACTGGAGGGATTTCACTTGCCATCTTAAACAATAAGAGGTGCTCTGCAATTGCAGTGCCTGTGACACAGTTCTGCAGAGCTGAGGTATTTGGAAATAACTGCATGTATTGTGTACAAAGGGGCTGTTTAGTCTGGAATAAAAGGCATTCCTAAGATATCTGTTCAGATACTAAAATACTACTCTCCATCTTCTGTACTTTCGTAGTACTGAATATAACGTGTGCTTGATGGAAATTATTGCTGAATTTGCAGACACTCTTACCCTTCAAAAAATATCCCACTCTTCCAGCCATTTCATTACCAACATCTCTCTAAATGAAAACTAAGGCTGTGGGTTCTGtgcatacttacttggaagtaagccccattggactcagtgggacttgcttctgaataaatatgcaaagGCTTGGTGCTGTAAAGACCACAGGATTCTTTACCAAACACATCTCAGTGCTCTCAGCGCATAGTTCATTCCTTCACCTATTCCTTTTCCTAGTACCTTGCATAATACTAGCCCTTTCTGATTTTGCTCTTTTAAGATTGCTACATTAAATATCAAGTATTGGAAGTACCGGTACCTTTTGAAGTTAgcctatacatatatatatatatatacatacatgtcAGCTTAGAAGTAAAGAGGGTTTTCCCTAGGAAAGttgagtttaggattgcactgccacCCACTTAACCTggaagttaagtcccattgaagtcaatggggctgtCTTCTGAACAGAaaaatataggattgcactgtaagataACCCTTATATCAGAAGCTAGCTGGCTTTCCTTCTGTCATTGTCCAGTCAGCTAATTAACCTGTGCAGTGC from Lacerta agilis isolate rLacAgi1 chromosome 1, rLacAgi1.pri, whole genome shotgun sequence includes these protein-coding regions:
- the FIBIN gene encoding fin bud initiation factor homolog; protein product: MGLSLGLRLVGLLGCLGSVCRGYFDGPLYPEMSNGTLHHYFVPDGDYEENDDPEKCQLLFRVSERRRCWATEEEQRAAAAAAAPGLTLREEFTVLGRQVEDAARVLEGIRKSISYDLDGEESYGKYLRREATQIGDAYANSDKSLGELENKFRQGQEHESREGSRLSEDFAGMLVHARALLKDTLAVSAGLRDKYELLALTVRSHGTRLSRLKTEYLKG